atattTTCCCATATAATTGGGAAAACCATGaaggtctatgttgatgacatgttagagcaagtccaatgcaaTGCTATCTTTGGTGCTACTGCTATATTATAGCACTAAATGCAAAAATACTCAACTCCAAAGGGGTGACATACTTGGATGCAAATATGCATATATGCATCATTGGTTCTATATTTGAAACCAAGGATGCATTCTTACCACATCATCTATTACTACAAATGAAGGGGAATAGTTAAATAATTATTTTCTTGTACATCTTAAAGTACCAAAATAATGTTAAATTAAGTAGAAGTTAAAAAAGATATATGAAAATTTGAAACTAGTTATGAAACTAGCATTGGAGTGTAACTTTTATTTTAGcaccaaaaaataatttttggtgACAAATTATAGCAATGGCTATAACCATTTTGTATCTACCATTGGAATTACTCTTATTTATAAACCTAAGCAAGGTCGATCATATTAGTCACCTCATAGAGGAATTTGAAGTGTTGAGGGAgcacaagatgatgttaaacccgaccaagtgtgcttttggtgttgggtctggaaattttttgggtcacatggtctcaaagaggggaataGAGACCAACCCAGAAAAGATCAAAGccatcctggacatggaaccaccacGCTACATCAAGGACTTTCAGAAGCTAACAGGAAGAATAGATATCATCACACCCATGCCTTTTGtgatgtggggaatggatatccTTGGATCATTTCCTGTGGCATCGGGATAAATAAAGTTCATTGTGGTAGCCATAGACTACTTCACAAAGTGGATTGAGGCCAAGGCACTGaccaagataaccaccaagcaaaTTGCCCAATTCTTCTGGGAGAATGTGATATGCCGATTTGGGATCCCACGAATCCTTGTCACGGATAATGGGCGACAATTTGATAATGCAGAATTTAGAGAGTATTGCGACGATAATAGCATAGAGCTCCGCTTTACCTCCGTTGTACATCCACAGGCAAACGGGCAGGAAGAGGTTGCTAACAAAATCATCTTTGATGGACTTAAGAAAAGGGTTGAACACTCAAGAAATACTTGGGCATATGAGTTGTTGCCTATAGTATGGGCATATCGTACCACATGCAAAGTGACTACTAAACCTACCCCATTCATGCTGGCTTACGGAGCCGAGGTTGTGGTGCCCCTTAAGATCACCCATGGTACACCTAAGATCGAAGCTTATGAACCATAAACCAATGAATAGGGCATGAGGCTCGCACTCGATCTCGTTGACGGGGTCAGAGATGAGGCCAATTCCCgtaaagcagagcatcaacgaagagACTCCCTctattataaattataataaaagggttaaggaaaggttatTTCAACAATGAGACTTGGTTTTAAGAAAGATTGAGGCATCGGGAGTCGGGGAGAGAGGAAAGCTAGCCTCCAACTGGGAAGGGCCTTATAAGGTCAGGAAGACATTATGATGAGGAATTTAGAAGTTGAACACCCTGAATGGTGATGAAGTGCCCCACACTTGCCACGCTTCAAACCagaaggtttattatgtttaggaTATTTGTGATATGTCCCTAGTACTTAGTATTAAGTTATGAACGAGGTTGACGAAACCATcttatgtaagggttgaacccgtttttagagatattatctatttatgcaagtttattattatcatattatctaccaatttatttaagtacgagCATCTAAAAAATAcaagtcccgaaggaccaaaaGCCGCAAATAAAAGACATGTCTAAAACAAAATCAAACAAAAGGCATAGATAAAGATCCCGAAGGATCATAAGTTAAGTTCTGAAGGACCAATAGTTTACAAGTTAATATAATCCGAATAAACAAAGTCTGAAAATATAGCCACATGTGACAACCAAAGCCATGCAAGGCTATAACAATTACTCCTCAGAAGAGTCCTCCTCCTCGCAATTCCCGCTCCCTGCTTATCCTCTTTCTCATCCGAACCTGCCTCAGAAGAGGAGCTGTTGCTCCCTGCAATCGGCTCCCTGATCTTTCCATAAAGGGTCGTTTTAGAGCTGGGGCTACCTGAAAGGGCCTTACCCTTGAAACTGGAACCCCCATGGCTTGAACTAGATTGAGACCGCATACGGGGAATCTCGGGCACAGACCCGGAGGCCTTCCGGGATGGGTTTATAATAGGTAACTCCCGGGGGTAAGTGAAGAGACTCGGATTGACCATGTCCGGATATAAGCTATGAACATCCTTAACACCCCTTCGTCATCCCAAGGCCAAGTTCACGGGGCGCATCTGGTCGTCATGATCATCCATTATCTAAGTAAACGATGAGGATCTATGATACGAGTCCACAAGGACTTTCAGAAGCTGACAGGAAGAATGGATATCATCACACCCATCCCTTTTGtgatgtggggaatggatatccTTGGATCATTTCCTGTGGCATCGAGATAAATAAAGTTCATTGTGGTAGCCATAGACTACTTTACAAAGTGGATTGAGGCCAAGGCACTGaccaagataaccaccaagcaaaTTGCCCAATTCTTCTGGGAGAATGTGATATGCCGATTTGGGATCCCACGAATCCTTGTCACGGATAATGGGCGACAATTTGATAATGCAGAATTTAGAGAGTATTACGACGATAATAGCATAGAGCTCCGCTTTACCTCCGTTGCACATCCCCAGGCAAACGGGCAGGAAGAGGTTGCTAACAGAATCATCTTTAATGGACTTAAGAAAAGGGTTGAACACTCAAGGAATACTTGGGCATATAAGTTGTTGCCTATACTATGGGCATATCGTACCACATGCAAAGTGACTACTAAAGCTACCCCATTCATGCTGGCTTACGGAGCCGAGGTTGTGGTGCCCCTTAAGATCACCCATGGTACACCTAAGATTGAAGCTTATGAACCATAAACCAATGAATAGGGCATgaggtgaaaggaatatgtcctaagtccaatcatgtattaggatttaggaataactttttatgtaatctgttttgatttcattgatattaataaaagacatgttttgtttttattacgggctctatctatttaagtgtttaaataagatataccatagtttagagtaaagctttttatggattatgatgagatcataatagtgagacctaaaagatgataactctaaacttaaatagttcctgatcataggattactaactggtaattaataatccgcaaagatcggtacatactatgcttgcttcattatgaaggatgtctattctcatagacatttgtgtggtgatactatagctagtatgtaggtgctttttatagaataagttcacggaacatgactcgcacagctgaacaactgatggagttcactcacgtgtcagcagttgttcacagagtgatagttgtacaagtatccttagacttgaggtcatcatagtcatcttgtgtacactgaactatgctttggtttagttcttagtctccagggacaattattagggctctactgggtataggaatttgtacacgaagatagtgtatgatcaataaaggatctaccccttccagtgaaggaagagaatgttcaaagttgatccacttatgctagttcaggaatctctggccagagtgaatgaaattagaaaggagtttctaatttgcatagaactaagcatagtaaatggaaagcaagtgattaaattagataggcttgacacgagatccatgccttgtatttaatcaggacattgtagggtagaaggagtttattgtacggtaactattcactgaataggttcttgatattctaagcagtgaattcatattatccggatagtcacgatatgctgagaagtatccctcacgatgtagaataaatatgattaattaattaatcatatttaataaattagagaatttatataaataatgataaaatagttttattattatttatttctactaccggcttaatattgaacctacagggtcacaccataaaaagagaatgatttaatggtggaggaattaattaataatggctgataattatttatttatgaaataaataaataattggcaaatttaataattgattaaaatagatttaattgattataaattaattaagaaaagttcttaatattattaattaagaatttaatttttggaaattaaatcaagagagagaattatttctaaagtatttagaagaaggattaataattaaaaggtgttttaattattaatgagaataataaatgggttaataataataatattttatgagaaaatttcagctgaaaattttgcctataaatatactattataaactctATTTTGATTCCaacccaaaaattttagaaaaacctaattctctccacctcctcctcctccttaacgtcgttttcttggtggataccggtggagtgcttcacgtttgaggagcagctgctaaggatctccgatcgttgcttttggatcgttattaaaggttagtaatcgattcatatgttttaatcacgatttatatgcttttatttggattttatatgtgtaaaaagtgttttacTATGCCTCCGCTACGATTAAAATCCATCATAAGGCTCGCACTCGATCTTGTTGACGAGGTCAGAGATGAGGCCAATTCCCGTAAtgcagagcatcaacgaagagACTCCCTctattataaattataataaaagggttaaggaaaggttatTTCAACAATGAGACTTGGTTTTAAGAAAGATTGAGGCATCGGGGGTCGGGGAGAGAGGAAAGCTAGCCTCCAACTGGGAAGGGCCTTATAAAATCAGGAAGACATTATGACGAGGAATTTAGAAGTTGAACACCCTGAACGGTGATGAAGTGCCCCACACTTGCCACGCTTCAAACCagaaggtttattatgtttaggaTATTTGTGATATGTCCCTAGTACTTAGTATTAAGTTATGAACGAGGTTGACGAAACCATCTTATGTAAGGGTTAAACCCGTTTTTTAGAgatattatctatttatgcaagtttattattatcatattatctaccaatttatttaagtacgagCATCTAAAATATAcaagtcccgaaggaccaaaaGCCGCAAATAAAAGACATGTATGAAACAAAATCAAACAAAAGGCATAGATAAAGATCCTGAAGGATCATAAGTTAAGTTATGAAGGACCAATAGTTTACAAGTTAATATAATCCGAATAAATAAAGTCTGAAAATATAGCCATATGTGGCAACCAAAGCCATGCAAGGCTATAACAATTACTCCTCAGAAGAGTCCTCCTCCTCGCTATTCCCGCTCCCTGCTTATCCTCTTTCTCATCCGAACCTGCCTCAGAAGAGGAGCCGTTGCTCCCTGCAATCAGCTCCCTGATCTTTCCATAAAGGGTCGCTTTAGAGCTGGGGCTACCTGAAGGGGCCTTACCCTTGGAACCAGAACCCCCACGGCTTGAACTAGATTGAGATCGCATACGGGGAATCTCGGGCACAGACCCGGAGGCCTGCCGGGATGGGTCCATAATAGGTAACTCCCAGGGGTAAGTGAAGAGACTCGGATTGACCATGTCTGGATATAAGCTATGAACATCCTTAACACCCCTTCGTCATCCCAAGGCCAAGTTCACGGGGCGCATCTGGTCGTCATCATCGTCCATTATCTAAGTAAACGATGAGGATCTATGATACGAGTCCACAAAATCCTTCCACTCCTTCTTCCTCTTCTGCGTCTCCTTGATGCATTTTCTCTCCAAGATAGCAACCTGGTCTTCTGCCTAGTGAGCCTTGGACTCCCACTCATCCGAGGAGATCTTCATTTTATTCACAGAGGTCTACAGCGTTGCATAGTCGCTTTTCATCTTTATACTCTAAGTAGAAGACGCAGAGAAGTAAGCATTGGCCTGGAAAGGAAAACATAAAATTTATATAAGTTGTAATGTTCCTGATACAAGGCTTGAGCCCCCAGCATCTCATCTTCAAGCAACTTCTCTCCCGAAGAGATGAACAGAAGGTCAGGAAGAGTAACACAGTTCTTCAACCACTCAAGAGCTAGGTCTGGACTCGCAAGCACCGAATCATTGATGGAAATTCCCCATGAAGGTTTCCATGAGATTTTCGCACTTCCATCAAAGTCTTTGGCCCTCTTTTTACGGGAGTCGGAAGCTTCAAGGAAAGCCGGAACCTTGGGGATGCGGTTAGTCTGCTTGACTGCATCTCTTGCCATCCTCCCGGTAACCACGTTACTTTTGTCGACCATGGCATCAAGAGCCTCAGCAGCGGAAACAAGATGAAAAAAAAACCGATATAAGAATAAACTTGTACAAAgttgaaatagaataaaaataaatacccTCTTTAGAGATACTGCTAATGCCAGCCTCGACAAGTTTGGTCTCTATGACGAACTCCCAATAGGGGGTTCTCCCATCATCCTCAATAAGGAGATCACGGCCATAAAGCTCAACATCTGAAAGATGAAGGATGTAGTGAGAGCTGTCAACAGGACTGCTGAAGTTGCGTCTGAAGTATACCCCCCAGTCTCCCTCTTTCCATTCCAAGACCATAAATTTTTTATTCCAGCGATGAATTGATTCATGAAGAGAGCATGTTTTCACCGTGTGAGGAACATGAGGCCTATGTTGTATAACAACCTAGCCAACCATGTTCAAAGGAAATGCCTTCATCATAAAGATGCTTCGAAACATTGTTACGCTCAGTAAGATGCCCATGCCATTGCACCTCActatgaagatgatgatgaaagCCCACCTGTTGGGGTAAAGCTGACACAGATAGATCTTCAGCTCGGCAAGGAGTCTCGGGATAAAAGGGTGCAGAGGAAACCTTAACCCGGACTTCAGGGCTTCCTTGTACATAAATAGTCTCTGGGGGTTGAGGTTGTAAGTCCTCTCcgttagtgtttgtgccctagagacaacactatgatattttagtttaagacatttggattattgatgtttatgttctatcaattattccctttataatttattaattcttaatttaccgtgatataaatgttagattaataaatgtccttggaatatgatatgtaatttctatatctctaagtacgtgacttagaaatgagattatgagaatagtatctattgtgcaagacatgcctgtactttaacaagactaagtcaaattgacaaccctaaaccctaaataagttgtattgtaatcttagtttgcatttgtacttgtaacatttaaattctgtaaaaatgtaaaagagcatactgtagtctttttgtttaaacagtatcaagcctaaggattccatctggaagaagatcaagaagatcatgcctcagaagaattttgaagaagcttggagttgaataaatctgtttggataaaaatattctaagtcaagatctctacaagtcaccgATTTAATTTTATAGAGAaatcactcgagaactccaaatgacttatcgagaactcagaaaagcttatagagaactcacagagatatcgacaagccaattgaagacatgaagattggagatatcgacaagtcatttcttcactagagaactcagagttatcgacaagtcaatattcattagagaactctgatttatcgataagtcaaatttcactagaaaactcagagatatcgataagccaaaatttactagagaaatctgagttatcgacaagtcaaatttgactagagaactctgagtcatcaataagtcaataagccactagagaactcagaaatatcgataagtcaatgtgaagatatgaagactagagatctcgacaagccaaattctcttatagagaactcagagacctctacaagtcagatttactatggagtattagagatctcgataagccaatatacttatcgagatgtcaagttctctatagaccatatggagatctcgaggtaaaatctcaaagtataaaattgcagaccagttcaatatccaagatctaTAATCAACAAATGATCCAAACAGCCGGATTGACAAGTccacaaaaagcagcttgaaggatgtgcaagatcaatggtgaagattaactgacaaaggaagatcaaagtaaacacatgATCCTAaaatatgctaagccataaatggaagatacactttttctaaaatggaaatgacaagtgacagtttactaaagttaatagcatgtcatattgtacactgtgtaaaccagtagttaactaaattataaagttaacactggtcctttagtcagttgtaacaatttagatcaaaaatcttgtaacactctcaagaagaagctaagctctttatcaacaaagagcctaaaaTTTTTGTaacaaaacattcttaattttaatattaaattaagtgagttttgaaaagatctgtgttctttattattgcatgtttaatttctgcagtaacacatttcactacaagatttaatttactttggtCAACCATAAAAAGCTTAAGAAAAACATAtaaacagtaaaacacattcacccccctctgtgtgttattcatttcctaacaagtggtatcagagcaaaatctgaaagtaaacatattcaagatcttggaagaataaaTACACAGAAAATCAATAGCAtcaaattcctacctttgacaaagctaactacactctttggaaaaagaaaatgttgttgtttatcaggatggccaatccactctatattcagatactcaaaaatgggcccttcactcctatggttagagttgaagaatcaacagatggtgatatggtcattccagttcattatgctgcaaaagacccttctgagtatactgcgcctgaaaatgagaaagtttccctggatattggcttgcaattgatattgatagagtcatttgataatgtgatgtacaccaacattgtcaactgtgacactgccaagcaaatctgggaaaatattgaaatactctgtgaaggaactgaggaagttagatctaaccaaagaaggatactgatttcacaatatgagggtttcatggccaagccaaaggaaagtataactgatgtgtttgaaagattcaataagttgataaatgacttgcagctccatgacaaatactatgaagctgaagaagtgaacttaaagttctttcttactctccctgatcatttggaatagaaaatcttagcaatcagggaagggagagacttgagcagaataacactggaagttctatatggaattcttaaaatatatgaactagaaatgataaaagaaaatcaTTGAGtattgttggtggagcttgaaactgtaaaacaagaaaatgtttatctgaagaacaagctcaagtgtgcaagtgaaattgaagcagtgttaagggagaaactggaaaagaatgaagttaaattgaaatccttcaagaatgcatctgagttaattggatagtatcatgagaaaaataagccatgtgcaaacattgatattggtcttgactatgatgccttgaacaataaaaagaaagatataggtgacaagagaaaagcaacagaaaatgaaaatattccagcaatgctgaaaaaggttgtttcacctatgttcaaggcatgtgaagttaatttcagtgaagaagagttgattatcaagcaagacattgttgatgaagataaagagaagaaaaatgcagaaataactccatcttccaaagctgaagagaagctcatggacaaacaaagttccaagacacctgtcaaagagaccaagactgaagatgcaagaaagaagaagaaaaatagaaatgggaaattgggataaataaaagtaataattttgcttatgttgcagatgctccaagaaagaagtgtgaaaattggctctgtaaatcatctaactcaattttataaaaagatTGTTAGAAAGCCAACTaaaggagcatgcaagtacaatgaagcagatgcaaatgattcctaatcattttgtgataagtttgactgtatcccttgcaacttgaaagtgatgaaaagttgccacaaactgaaactataaattaaagaaacaaaaattgggtctacatcagatagATAAAATGCACACcggtcattgaattctattttatctgaaataactcaaTCTACTcctgctaaatcagttaacaagaagaaattacccaacactgcttgggttgctaaacacacttaaaactcattgtgtgcaggacaaagtgaagaaagtcatatggatcattgacagtgggtgttccagacatatgacaggtgataaagccctgctaatacagtttgaggagaaggctagccctttggtaacctttggagacaacaacaaaggtttcacaatgagatatggcaagattgtttctgaaaatattgtcattgatgatgtagcactggtagctggtcttgaaatgaatcttctcaatgttagccaatttgcagacaaaggctttgaagtcttattcaacaaagaagaatgcacttttatcagcaagaaaactggtgaagttgctctgaaaggagcaaggaaaggaagcttgtttgtgCAGAATTGGACTCAACAAaaaggatggaatttgttgcttctaaaccaaggcatcagaagaacaaagcaagctatggcataagaagttgtctcacttgaatttcaaggcaattaacaccttggtaaaaaaggagttagtaagagacatgcctaaactagAGTTttctcaagttgaagtttgtgaagcttgtcagaaaggaaaaatgaaaagatcaagttacaagtcaaaaactgtaaattctataagtgcaccattgcaacttattcacatggacttgttaGGGCCAGTAAATGGCTTATCAATTTTAAGGAaaaaatatgcacttgtgatggtggatgatttctcaagatacacttgggtagagttcatgcactctaaggttaaaactccacacatcataattgagcacatcaagaagatagaaaaataggctgaagatcacaattgtataaaaagattgagaagtgataatggaacaaaattcagaaatgtaatattgagtgaattctgcaaaagcaaaggcattgttcaagaattctcagctgctagaatacctcaacaaaatgtagtagttgaaagaaagaatagaacattagttgaagctgctagaacaattgtgcaagatgccaagttgccaataagtttctgggaagaggctttcaacactgcatgttacactcagaacagatatctcataaACAAGGAACATGGAAAATCAccatactcaatcatgtctaaaagaaagcgtactgtaaaacatcttcatgtgtttggaagcaagtgttacattttgaaagacaactctgaatatgtgggaaaatttggctcaaaggtctttgaagcaatttttctgggatattcattggagagaattgcttacaaggtctatgtgataaatcaaaagaagataatggaaagcacagatgtgacttttgatgatgacaagtgtccaggcttggaatgccttgacgaaaatgaagctgaagcccttgcatttgaaaacctcaacattgatagtgattctgatggtgaagatgaagtcaatgcataccagatgttgaatgaagagattactgaacaaataaatcatgggaatggaagctcatctcaaacacctgaatttgatagcataaactcatggggagaaagagaagaaggatctagcagtcataccaattgtaataaccccaatttttggaatttttgaaacccttatgaatagtgttttgctgattatgctgaataagaaaacttttcatgccacactatgtaggggctcttttattgatcttctgggatattattagtactctatatgataaataagtgtatgtaaagatcgtcagaatccaaattcgaacactttgatttttcccgaaaatctaccagatacagaaagaattgagtataaggtaacataataaaaaggatttaaattcaaggattaaaagagaggatcatgaaagaaatataatgtattgagaaaggttaaagaaacctaagta
This sequence is a window from Apium graveolens cultivar Ventura chromosome 9, ASM990537v1, whole genome shotgun sequence. Protein-coding genes within it:
- the LOC141685170 gene encoding uncharacterized protein LOC141685170, with amino-acid sequence MRIYDTSPQGLSEADRKNGYHHTHPFCDVGNGYPWIISCGIEINKVHCEFREYYDDNSIELRFTSVAHPQANGQEEVANRIIFNGLKKRVEHSRNTWAYKLLPILWAYRTTCKVTTKATPFMLAYGAEVVVPLKITHGTPKIEAYEP
- the LOC141685168 gene encoding uncharacterized protein LOC141685168; the encoded protein is MVKKANGKWRMCIDFTDYNDASIDYFTKWIEAKALTKITTKQIAQFFWENVICRFGIPRILVTDNGRQFDNAEFREYCDDNSIELRFTSVVHPQANGQEEVANKIIFDGLKKRVEHSRNTWAYELLPIVWAYRTTCKVTTKPTPFMLAYGAEVVVPLKITHGTPKIEAYEP